The Prevotella fusca JCM 17724 genome includes a window with the following:
- a CDS encoding UvrD-helicase domain-containing protein → MEKALTVYKASAGSGKTFTLASEYITLVVKNPQDYKKILAVTFTNKATQEMKTRILSQLYGIAHNLPDSQAYLEQVLRKTGLPEATIREKAADALSLLTHHYNEFRVQTIDAFFQSVLRNLARELNLTANLRIDLNDEQVEAQAVDELINSLEEGEEVLGWIRDYIDKNIEDDQGWNVIGQIKDFGKNIFKDFYKDHKSELDNCFSEKSFFNDFITDLRKKRAQALKKLNDHAKQMLQKIREANVDNQILFNGKSRGIYPYIVRFTKDIPSNCNAPKYVKTCIENVDKWASGDCTAEEKAAIIELASTSLGADLELLEKYRTEGWKEYQSCNLTLKHLSQLRLLHAISEAVDEINKDANRFMLSNTQSLLSTLMKDSDTPFVFEKMGAYLKHIMIDEFQDTSTIQWDNFRKLLDNCIAQVESHNLIVGDVKQSIYRWRQGDWKLLNNIEHDFPEEQIKIEPLDTNYRSEENIVQFNNVFFAHAIKQTIKELETDKIKDADQLTEAYKEIEQISKKQDQKGCVRIKLFYCGKNEKEYKENVLNELTCNVRKLLTCGYSQKDIAILVRSKGVIQDIADKFQNEFGRDVSIVSDEAFRLDASLAVNVIVCALRLLTHPDDRLTAAKLVKLYQQQVLQTRKGNNDLFVNNNTDLNSLLPNDYINKFESLLRMSLMDLVDEIYSLFNLDRLEGQSAYVCTFYDTLNEYLRDHPADIDDFIEEWETTLSSNTIQSDEVDGIRLITIHKSKGLEYDNVLIPFCDWDLEKQTGNTIWCPGENKEKPYGELPLIPVDFSKKSMIGTVFEDDYKEEHLQNTVDNMNLLYVAFTRAGKNLFITGKRASSKRIKELQSGDTASNRSQIIQLIIHDIVEELSGAFLDDSGEKEPLSFEFGSLPDSVQDKEKKKVSDNPFEVIPETHKLKIETFPHPVNFRQSNKSHDFINCEDIEPTDANRYIKVGNILHQLFSTILTEADIEPRLKELEQEGVIYNDEITSKELQDKITCALKNEKVKGWFSPHWKLFNECTILEYDGNSGEVHEHRPDRVMTDGKEIIVIDFKFGKPREEYHEQVQRYMKLLTSMGYQHVSGYIWYVVRNEVIPTPLLPLRDE, encoded by the coding sequence ATGGAAAAAGCATTAACCGTTTACAAAGCATCAGCAGGGTCGGGAAAGACATTTACATTAGCGTCAGAATACATCACTTTAGTGGTGAAGAATCCACAGGACTATAAGAAGATCCTTGCCGTTACCTTTACAAATAAGGCTACGCAGGAGATGAAAACCCGTATTCTTTCCCAACTTTATGGTATTGCACATAATCTGCCGGATTCGCAAGCATACCTTGAACAAGTGTTGAGGAAGACCGGGCTGCCTGAAGCAACCATTCGTGAAAAGGCAGCCGATGCGCTGTCGCTACTCACCCATCATTATAATGAGTTTCGTGTACAGACGATAGATGCTTTCTTTCAATCGGTCTTACGTAACCTTGCACGTGAGTTGAATCTTACGGCTAACCTCCGCATTGATCTTAATGATGAGCAGGTGGAGGCACAGGCTGTTGACGAGCTAATCAACAGTCTTGAAGAAGGAGAAGAGGTTTTAGGGTGGATTCGTGATTATATTGATAAGAATATCGAAGATGATCAGGGGTGGAATGTCATAGGACAGATAAAGGACTTTGGAAAGAATATCTTTAAGGACTTTTATAAAGACCATAAGTCAGAACTTGATAACTGTTTCAGTGAAAAGTCGTTTTTTAACGATTTCATCACAGATTTACGCAAGAAACGTGCACAGGCTTTAAAGAAGTTGAATGACCATGCAAAGCAGATGCTGCAGAAAATACGTGAAGCTAACGTAGACAATCAAATATTATTCAATGGTAAGTCGAGAGGTATTTATCCATATATTGTCAGATTCACAAAGGATATTCCATCAAATTGCAATGCACCAAAATATGTAAAAACCTGTATAGAGAATGTTGACAAATGGGCATCTGGCGATTGTACCGCAGAAGAGAAAGCTGCTATTATTGAACTTGCTTCAACTTCATTGGGTGCGGATTTGGAACTCTTGGAAAAATATAGAACAGAAGGATGGAAGGAGTATCAATCCTGTAATCTAACACTCAAGCATCTGTCCCAACTCCGCCTGTTGCACGCAATCTCAGAAGCTGTTGATGAGATAAACAAAGACGCAAACCGATTTATGCTAAGTAACACACAATCACTGCTTAGCACACTGATGAAAGACTCTGATACACCTTTTGTATTTGAAAAAATGGGAGCTTACTTGAAACACATTATGATTGATGAGTTTCAGGATACCAGTACAATTCAATGGGACAACTTCCGCAAGTTGCTTGATAACTGTATTGCGCAAGTTGAGTCTCACAATCTGATAGTGGGCGATGTAAAGCAGAGTATCTACCGTTGGCGGCAGGGGGACTGGAAATTGCTGAACAACATCGAACATGACTTCCCTGAAGAGCAGATAAAGATAGAACCGCTTGACACGAACTACCGTTCAGAAGAAAATATTGTCCAATTCAACAATGTTTTCTTTGCACATGCAATAAAACAGACAATAAAAGAATTGGAAACAGATAAAATCAAAGATGCTGACCAGCTGACAGAAGCATATAAGGAAATAGAACAGATATCAAAAAAACAAGATCAGAAAGGCTGTGTCCGTATCAAGCTCTTCTACTGCGGCAAAAATGAGAAAGAATATAAAGAGAACGTTCTCAATGAACTTACCTGTAATGTCCGTAAACTTTTGACATGCGGTTATAGTCAGAAAGACATTGCAATTCTTGTCCGTTCAAAAGGAGTGATACAAGACATTGCTGATAAATTCCAAAATGAATTTGGAAGAGACGTCAGCATTGTCTCTGATGAGGCTTTCCGATTGGACGCATCCTTAGCTGTCAATGTGATTGTATGTGCGCTTCGTCTCCTTACACATCCTGATGACAGGCTTACTGCAGCTAAACTCGTCAAACTATATCAACAACAAGTTTTACAGACAAGGAAAGGCAACAATGATTTGTTTGTTAATAATAATACAGACTTAAATAGTTTGTTACCAAATGATTATATAAATAAATTCGAGTCTTTGTTAAGGATGTCACTTATGGATCTTGTGGATGAAATTTACTCACTTTTCAATCTTGACAGACTTGAAGGACAGAGTGCATACGTCTGCACTTTCTACGACACACTGAATGAGTATCTGCGTGACCATCCTGCAGATATTGACGATTTCATCGAAGAATGGGAGACCACACTTTCAAGCAATACAATCCAAAGCGATGAAGTTGACGGTATACGTTTGATAACCATCCATAAAAGCAAAGGTCTGGAATATGATAATGTTCTGATTCCTTTCTGTGATTGGGATTTGGAGAAGCAAACTGGTAATACGATATGGTGTCCTGGTGAGAATAAGGAGAAACCATACGGAGAATTACCGTTGATTCCTGTGGATTTCTCAAAGAAAAGCATGATAGGTACTGTTTTTGAAGATGATTATAAAGAAGAGCATCTACAGAATACCGTTGACAACATGAACCTACTCTATGTGGCATTTACACGTGCTGGAAAGAATCTTTTTATTACAGGTAAACGGGCAAGCAGTAAAAGGATCAAGGAACTTCAAAGTGGTGACACTGCGTCCAACCGTTCTCAGATTATACAATTAATCATTCATGATATTGTGGAAGAGCTAAGTGGTGCATTCCTTGATGATTCTGGGGAGAAAGAACCGCTCAGTTTTGAGTTTGGTAGTCTGCCGGATAGTGTGCAAGATAAAGAAAAGAAAAAAGTTTCAGATAATCCATTTGAGGTCATTCCAGAGACACACAAGTTGAAAATAGAAACATTCCCCCACCCTGTCAATTTCCGGCAAAGTAATAAAAGTCATGACTTTATAAATTGTGAAGATATAGAGCCAACTGATGCAAATCGTTATATTAAGGTGGGAAATATTCTTCATCAACTGTTTTCAACTATTCTTACCGAGGCTGATATTGAACCACGTTTGAAAGAGCTGGAACAAGAAGGTGTCATATATAATGATGAGATTACATCAAAAGAATTGCAGGATAAAATCACATGTGCTCTGAAGAATGAGAAAGTGAAAGGCTGGTTCAGTCCACACTGGAAGCTCTTTAATGAATGTACAATCCTTGAATACGATGGGAATAGTGGAGAAGTCCATGAGCACCGTCCTGACCGTGTAATGACTGATGGAAAGGAGATAATAGTCATAGACTTCAAGTTTGGAAAACCGAGGGAAGAATACCATGAGCAGGTGCAACGATATATGAAGTTACTTACAAGTATGGGGTATCAGCATGTGTCGGGTTACATCTGGTATGTAGTTAGAAACGAAGTGATTCCAACTCCTCTTCTTCCATTAAGGGATGAATAA